In a genomic window of Trueperaceae bacterium:
- a CDS encoding replication initiation protein: MSEETPFGEAVGRTAARQAQPAGRPRSQRTKSKQRAPQRRSYGPSLSITQANPLALSRQEMGILTKRLLVLALSDITKEDLTLEPIRITAWEYAQLFNISGKSIYSRIEESARELLEQTIQIKEPNGDWVMFQWVSEARYDNGRDSGEMAAIEIHIHPRLKPYLLQLRRDFSIIPTEQLLSFESFNSMRLFEVLYTASYAGERSQLIFDVDDLKLRLGLDGKYERFKDFRYVLDKAQEEFGAYTCLTFDYEPDKVGRKFQRVSFQIRRNDVFQPRVRLPASLAKRVAQKADKEQLLKELQAADALRDIGWGQDPERSVARYGAQRVLDLVAYARVLQARAEQGGRPIYNLGGFVNSLLQQGVEPPRQDEPENGGPQPLTREQARSIATTIADALHRARRQRAADAWEALSPDQRDLVHTLMQATVHRFTLERIEADGWQGALYETSRMDVMTTHGLMTLPPHLLDVAAYLKAVDPLKEYGEADREKILAELQDAQ; the protein is encoded by the coding sequence ATGAGCGAAGAGACACCTTTCGGCGAGGCGGTCGGCAGGACGGCTGCGCGTCAGGCGCAACCGGCGGGCAGACCCCGCTCACAACGGACCAAGAGCAAGCAGCGTGCGCCGCAGCGGAGGAGCTACGGTCCGTCTCTCTCCATCACCCAGGCCAACCCCTTGGCGCTCAGCCGGCAGGAGATGGGCATCCTCACGAAACGGTTGCTCGTCCTCGCGCTCTCCGACATCACCAAGGAAGACCTCACGCTTGAGCCGATCCGCATCACCGCTTGGGAGTACGCCCAGCTCTTCAACATCAGCGGCAAGAGCATCTACTCGCGGATCGAGGAGTCGGCTAGGGAGCTCCTGGAGCAGACCATCCAGATCAAGGAGCCCAACGGCGACTGGGTGATGTTCCAGTGGGTCTCGGAGGCGCGCTACGACAACGGGCGCGACAGCGGCGAGATGGCTGCCATCGAGATCCACATCCACCCGAGGCTCAAGCCCTACCTCCTTCAGCTCAGGCGCGACTTCAGCATCATCCCCACCGAGCAGCTCCTGTCGTTCGAGAGCTTCAACAGCATGCGCCTGTTCGAGGTGCTCTACACGGCCAGCTACGCCGGCGAGCGCTCGCAGCTCATCTTCGACGTCGACGACCTCAAGCTCCGTCTCGGCCTCGACGGGAAGTACGAGCGGTTCAAAGACTTCCGCTACGTCCTCGACAAGGCGCAGGAGGAGTTCGGCGCCTACACGTGCCTGACCTTCGATTACGAGCCGGACAAGGTAGGCCGTAAGTTCCAGCGCGTGTCGTTCCAGATCAGGCGCAACGACGTCTTCCAGCCGCGTGTGCGCCTGCCTGCGAGCCTCGCCAAGCGCGTCGCGCAGAAGGCCGACAAGGAGCAGCTCCTCAAGGAGCTCCAGGCGGCCGACGCGCTGCGCGACATCGGCTGGGGCCAGGATCCTGAGCGGTCCGTTGCCCGCTACGGCGCCCAGCGGGTCCTCGACCTGGTCGCCTACGCGCGCGTGCTGCAGGCGCGAGCGGAGCAGGGCGGCAGGCCGATCTACAACCTCGGCGGTTTCGTCAACAGCCTGCTCCAACAGGGCGTCGAGCCGCCCAGGCAGGACGAGCCGGAGAACGGCGGTCCGCAACCGCTCACGCGCGAGCAGGCGCGCAGCATCGCCACGACCATCGCGGACGCCTTGCACCGCGCCCGCAGGCAACGTGCCGCGGACGCCTGGGAGGCCCTGTCTCCCGACCAGCGGGACCTCGTCCACACGCTCATGCAGGCCACCGTCCACAGGTTCACCCTCGAGCGCATCGAGGCCGACGGCTGGCAGGGCGCCCTCTACGAGACGAGCCGCATGGACGTCATGACGACCCACGGCCTCATGACGCTGCCGCCGCACCTCCTCGACGTCGCCGCCTACCTGAAGGCCGTCGACCCGCTGAAGGAGTACGGGGAAGCTGACCGGGAGAAGATCCTCGCCGAGTTGCAGGACGCCCAGTGA